Within Acidobacteriota bacterium, the genomic segment AATTTAACAGAAGCCCCGGCGTCTTACCTCAACCCTGTGCATCCTCGCCCATGCCCTGACCCTTATATTTTGAAACACCTGAATGAATACTGGTGTTATTGCACAGGCATCTGGCATGACGGGCGCTGTTTTGGCATTTTGCATTCCTGGGATTTGGTTCACTGGCAGGAACTCGGCGGCGCGATGGAGCGATTGAACGAAGAAGCGACCTGCTACTGGGCACCCGAAGTGGTTTATGAAAACGGTCGCTTTTTGATGTATTACAGCGTCGGCAATGAAACGTTTATGCAGATTCGCATCGCCATCGCTGAACACCCCGCAGGCCCCTTTATTGATGCTGACCGGT encodes:
- a CDS encoding family 43 glycosylhydrolase; the encoded protein is MANLTEAPASYLNPVHPRPCPDPYILKHLNEYWCYCTGIWHDGRCFGILHSWDLVHWQELGGAMERLNEEATCYWAPEVVYENGRFLMYYSVGNETFMQIRIAIAEHPAGPFIDADRSLSTEPFAIDPHVFRDEDGKNYLFYATDFLEHTHIGTGTVCDEMLDEFTLAGHPRPVTRARFDWQVYDPNRLEKGGVRWHTIEGPFVLKHKA